From a single Chloroflexota bacterium genomic region:
- a CDS encoding DNA double-strand break repair nuclease NurA: MPLDFTQISAQIEQLTQRVTGAEMQRRIELAHELIRSTAPGEMREAIDEHRRGRNRVPWLTGRPVEELGVAIPAPDAPADFVVVAADGSNIPPERHSPARFYVLNTGRVALGYGREPFADMTTGAQLFYDDRDLYFSSDDEDAEQTVPVEGAVLGAKMAVAELRALWETASAQARDPRVALSDGTLILWPIQSQSKAVRAQFIGKYRALFDRFHAAQIPVAAYLSKPGTQDVVNSLRLTVKRRFDKDNAQPGNPDSRAYADLEHVRDFEAFGWLKDGERSDIFSSSSQVLNEYGTHAIEFFYLNVGGEIARVEAPQWVMRKSELASFLHAVIMDQCRRSPAYPPYPPILQEAHETAVIPTGDRQAIELMIDDALAAHGLTGLRGAKDRSKRVRAI; encoded by the coding sequence ATGCCGCTCGATTTCACCCAGATCAGCGCGCAGATCGAGCAACTCACGCAACGGGTTACCGGCGCTGAAATGCAGCGCCGGATCGAACTCGCGCACGAGCTTATTCGGAGCACAGCCCCGGGAGAGATGCGCGAGGCGATTGACGAGCATCGGCGCGGCCGCAATCGCGTGCCATGGCTGACCGGTCGACCGGTAGAAGAACTGGGCGTGGCGATCCCCGCGCCGGATGCGCCCGCCGACTTCGTCGTGGTCGCCGCCGACGGCTCTAACATCCCGCCCGAGCGGCACAGCCCGGCGCGCTTCTACGTGCTGAACACCGGCCGCGTGGCGCTCGGCTACGGCCGCGAGCCGTTTGCCGACATGACCACCGGAGCGCAACTGTTCTACGACGATCGCGATCTCTACTTCAGCAGCGATGACGAAGACGCCGAACAGACCGTCCCGGTCGAAGGCGCGGTGCTCGGCGCGAAGATGGCCGTCGCCGAACTCCGCGCGCTGTGGGAGACCGCCAGCGCGCAGGCGCGCGACCCGCGCGTCGCGCTGAGCGACGGCACACTGATCCTGTGGCCAATCCAGTCGCAATCGAAGGCGGTGCGCGCGCAGTTCATCGGCAAGTATCGCGCGCTGTTCGACCGCTTCCACGCAGCCCAAATTCCGGTCGCCGCGTATCTGAGCAAGCCCGGCACGCAGGATGTCGTCAATTCGCTGCGTTTGACCGTCAAACGCAGGTTTGACAAAGATAACGCCCAGCCCGGCAACCCCGACAGCCGCGCATACGCCGACCTGGAACATGTGCGCGACTTCGAAGCGTTCGGATGGCTCAAGGACGGCGAACGCTCCGACATCTTCAGCAGCTCGTCGCAGGTGCTGAACGAGTACGGCACGCACGCCATCGAGTTCTTCTACCTGAACGTGGGCGGCGAGATCGCGCGCGTTGAGGCCCCGCAGTGGGTCATGCGCAAAAGCGAACTCGCGAGCTTCCTGCACGCGGTCATCATGGACCAGTGCCGCCGCAGCCCCGCCTACCCGCCGTATCCGCCGATCCTGCAGGAAGCGCACGAGACCGCCGTTATCCCGACCGGCGACCGGCAGGCGATCGAATTGATGATCGATGACGCGCTGGCGGCGCACGGCCTGACCGGCCTGCGCGGCGCCAAAGACCGCAGCAAGCGCGTCCGCGCCATCTGA
- a CDS encoding class I SAM-dependent methyltransferase, with the protein MTTINFGRTASDYATHRAGFPDSFFERLAARGTLRAGLRVVDLGTGTGTVARGFARRGCQVTALDRAEPLMRQAMRLDAEAGVRATYRVAVAERTALPAAWADIVSAGQCWHWFDRPLAMAEAARALKLGGVLVIAHFDWLPLKGNIVEATEQLIEKHNPAWHMGGGMGMYPRWLRELGEGGYRALESYTYDTDAIYTPESWRGRIRASAGVGASLSPNGVAAFDAELASVLGERFPGERLAIPHRVFTLIAHPPAVHAA; encoded by the coding sequence ATGACTACGATCAACTTTGGCCGCACTGCATCCGATTACGCGACGCACCGCGCCGGCTTCCCCGACTCGTTCTTCGAGCGGCTGGCGGCGCGCGGCACGCTGCGCGCGGGACTGCGCGTCGTCGATCTCGGCACCGGTACCGGCACGGTGGCGCGCGGCTTTGCGCGGCGCGGCTGCCAGGTGACCGCGCTCGACCGCGCCGAGCCGCTCATGCGCCAGGCGATGCGTCTCGACGCGGAGGCCGGCGTGCGCGCGACCTATCGCGTGGCGGTCGCCGAACGGACCGCGCTGCCCGCCGCGTGGGCCGACATCGTCTCCGCCGGACAGTGCTGGCACTGGTTCGACCGCCCGCTCGCGATGGCCGAGGCGGCGCGCGCGCTGAAGCTGGGCGGCGTGCTGGTCATCGCGCACTTCGACTGGCTGCCGTTGAAGGGCAACATCGTCGAGGCGACCGAGCAGTTGATCGAGAAGCACAATCCGGCCTGGCACATGGGCGGCGGCATGGGCATGTACCCGCGCTGGCTGCGCGAACTCGGCGAGGGCGGCTATCGCGCGCTTGAATCGTACACCTACGACACGGACGCGATCTACACGCCGGAAAGCTGGCGCGGCCGCATCCGGGCCAGCGCGGGCGTCGGCGCATCGCTGTCGCCGAACGGTGTCGCGGCGTTCGACGCCGAACTGGCGTCGGTGCTGGGCGAGCGGTTCCCCGGCGAGCGCCTCGCCATCCCCCATCGCGTCTTCACGCTGATCGCGCACCCGCCAGCAGTCCATGCCGCCTGA
- a CDS encoding 4'-phosphopantetheinyl transferase superfamily protein, which produces MPPDAGWPAAPRDLRLAPGSVHVWRVALDGPLNAAAANSLSSAERERAARFHFVRDRERYIAAHGALRAILARYLNADPAALVFAAGSYGKPYLVDQALSFSLSHSGEMALVGVALEHEVGVDVERVRAVADLAAVAARFFSLVELSVWRALPAPAQTVAFFACWTRKEAYMKARGEGFALPASSFDVSLAPGEPARLLAVQGDAAEAARWSLVALDAGAGYEAALAFAGPMPVIACHDGA; this is translated from the coding sequence ATGCCGCCTGACGCGGGCTGGCCGGCGGCGCCGCGCGATCTGCGGCTCGCCCCGGGCAGCGTGCACGTCTGGCGAGTTGCGCTTGACGGGCCGCTCAACGCCGCAGCCGCCAACAGCCTATCCAGTGCCGAGCGCGAACGCGCCGCGCGCTTTCACTTCGTGCGCGACCGGGAGCGGTACATCGCAGCGCATGGCGCACTACGCGCCATCCTCGCCCGCTACCTTAACGCCGATCCGGCGGCGCTGGTCTTTGCCGCCGGCTCATACGGCAAGCCGTACCTGGTTGACCAGGCACTGAGCTTTAGCCTGTCGCACAGCGGCGAAATGGCGCTCGTGGGCGTCGCCCTGGAGCATGAAGTCGGCGTGGACGTAGAGCGTGTGCGCGCTGTAGCGGATCTTGCGGCCGTCGCGGCCCGCTTTTTCTCACTGGTCGAGCTTAGTGTGTGGCGCGCGTTGCCTGCGCCCGCGCAGACCGTGGCGTTCTTCGCGTGCTGGACGCGCAAAGAGGCGTATATGAAGGCGCGCGGTGAGGGGTTCGCGCTGCCGGCCAGTTCCTTCGACGTATCGCTGGCGCCCGGCGAACCGGCACGCCTGCTGGCCGTGCAGGGTGATGCAGCCGAGGCGGCGAGATGGTCGCTGGTCGCGCTGGACGCCGGCGCGGGCTATGAGGCGGCGCTGGCTTTCGCCGGGCCTATGCCGGTGATCGCTTGCCACGATGGGGCGTGA
- a CDS encoding DUF3054 family protein — protein sequence MHLSSRARWALVIGDLIALLLFLAGGQAQHNTVNAENPLLGLLLLGSYYAPVWLVTAWLVNAYATEHAAARVFMARSLNAWLIAAPLATLARALLLGSAVIPVPFLLVTLGVGGAIVLGWRLLYGVVILRRAR from the coding sequence ATGCATCTTTCTTCCCGCGCCCGCTGGGCGCTTGTGATCGGCGATCTGATTGCGCTGCTGCTCTTTCTGGCGGGCGGGCAGGCGCAACACAACACGGTCAACGCGGAGAACCCGCTGCTGGGATTGCTGCTGCTCGGCTCGTACTACGCGCCGGTCTGGCTCGTCACCGCGTGGCTGGTCAACGCGTACGCAACGGAGCACGCCGCCGCGCGCGTATTCATGGCGCGCTCGCTGAACGCGTGGCTGATCGCCGCGCCGCTCGCGACGCTGGCGCGCGCGCTGCTGCTGGGCAGCGCCGTGATCCCGGTGCCGTTCCTGCTCGTGACGCTTGGCGTCGGCGGCGCGATCGTGCTCGGCTGGCGCTTGCTGTACGGCGTGGTGATCTTGCGCAGAGCGCGGTAG
- a CDS encoding DNA-3-methyladenine glycosylase, with protein MTARLRRAFFARPTLAVARDLLGQRLVRIHRGERLSGIICECEAYIGEADTACHAWHGRTPRTEVMYAPPGHAYVYLTYGMHWMLNFVTERADFPSAVLIRAIAPSEGVETMRRLRGREPLSDGPAKLCQALAIDRALNGADITRSDELFVERIPRVPAARVSRTTRIGIQNSDRVARERLWRFVIDPG; from the coding sequence ATGACCGCCCGCTTGCGGCGCGCCTTCTTCGCGCGGCCCACACTGGCGGTCGCGCGCGATCTGCTCGGGCAGCGGCTGGTGCGCATCCATCGCGGCGAGCGCTTGAGCGGCATCATCTGCGAGTGCGAGGCGTACATCGGCGAGGCGGACACCGCCTGCCATGCGTGGCACGGGCGCACGCCGCGTACCGAGGTGATGTACGCGCCGCCGGGGCATGCCTACGTCTACTTGACGTACGGTATGCACTGGATGTTGAACTTCGTGACCGAGCGCGCCGACTTCCCGTCGGCCGTGCTGATTCGCGCCATCGCGCCATCGGAGGGCGTGGAGACGATGCGCCGCCTGCGCGGCCGCGAGCCGCTGTCCGACGGGCCGGCCAAGCTGTGCCAGGCGCTGGCGATCGACCGTGCGCTCAACGGCGCCGATATCACGCGCAGCGACGAATTGTTCGTCGAGCGCATACCGCGTGTGCCCGCCGCGCGCGTCAGCCGCACCACGCGCATTGGCATTCAGAACTCCGATCGCGTGGCGCGCGAGCGTCTGTGGCGCTTTGTGATTGACCCAGGATAG
- a CDS encoding 2'-5' RNA ligase family protein, which translates to MNGIVSLLPQPQYGQIEALWEEIDRACGSRGVYVTPYPHFSYQIAPQYALDRLDATLRAFAADRGPFRVRTANLGVFTGERPVLFLAVVRDPALTAFQQALWEATVAIGENVSELYAPDRWVPHITLASGDLTAEQLAATMQTLAGRDFSWEFTVDHVALVHDATGRQIVHSRYEFGA; encoded by the coding sequence ATGAACGGTATCGTGTCACTACTGCCGCAGCCACAGTACGGCCAGATCGAGGCTTTGTGGGAGGAGATCGATAGGGCGTGCGGCTCGCGCGGCGTGTATGTCACGCCGTACCCGCACTTTTCGTACCAGATCGCCCCGCAGTACGCGCTTGACCGGCTGGACGCGACACTGCGCGCGTTCGCAGCGGACCGCGGGCCGTTTCGCGTGCGCACCGCCAACCTGGGCGTGTTCACCGGTGAGCGCCCGGTGCTGTTCCTCGCGGTCGTGCGCGACCCGGCGCTGACGGCGTTCCAGCAGGCGTTGTGGGAGGCGACGGTCGCGATCGGCGAGAATGTGTCGGAGCTGTACGCACCAGACCGCTGGGTGCCGCACATCACGCTGGCGTCCGGGGACCTGACCGCAGAGCAGCTGGCGGCGACGATGCAGACGCTGGCCGGGCGCGATTTTAGCTGGGAGTTCACGGTCGATCATGTCGCGCTGGTTCACGACGCGACCGGCCGCCAGATCGTGCATTCGCGGTACGAGTTCGGCGCATGA
- a CDS encoding ABC transporter ATP-binding protein, translated as MELEIKNLTAGYAARPVLRDINLRAAGGEVLGLIGANGAGKSTLVRVIAGTLSPRAGRVLLDGADLARLDARRRAQRIAVVPQGARLPDAFSVLDMVLMGRNPYLSLFGRESAHDVEIARHAMAQTDIAHLADTPVGELSGGEQQRVLLARALAQAPQVLLLDEATAHLDLKHQSDILQLARRMARECGLIVIAALHDLNLAALYADRIALLSRGALLALDTPEAVLTPALLQAAYDVPVVVSRHPIHHTPLVALASDRDGEGPAVQPDIEQAKVMP; from the coding sequence ATGGAACTTGAGATCAAGAACCTGACGGCCGGCTACGCGGCCCGGCCCGTCCTGCGCGATATCAACTTGCGCGCGGCGGGCGGCGAGGTGCTCGGGCTGATCGGCGCCAACGGCGCGGGCAAGTCCACGCTGGTGCGCGTCATCGCCGGGACGCTGTCGCCGCGCGCCGGCCGCGTGCTGCTGGACGGCGCGGACCTGGCGCGGCTCGATGCGCGCCGGCGCGCACAGCGGATCGCCGTCGTGCCGCAGGGCGCGCGCCTGCCCGACGCGTTCAGCGTGCTCGATATGGTATTGATGGGGCGCAACCCGTACCTCTCCCTGTTCGGCCGCGAGAGTGCGCACGACGTCGAGATCGCGCGCCACGCTATGGCGCAGACCGACATCGCGCACCTGGCGGATACGCCGGTCGGCGAGTTGTCCGGCGGCGAGCAGCAGCGCGTGCTGCTGGCGCGCGCGCTGGCGCAAGCGCCGCAAGTGCTGCTGCTCGACGAGGCCACGGCGCACCTCGACCTGAAGCACCAGTCCGACATCCTTCAACTGGCGCGGCGTATGGCGCGCGAGTGCGGCCTGATCGTGATCGCAGCGCTGCACGACCTCAATCTGGCCGCGCTGTACGCCGACCGGATCGCGCTGCTCTCGCGCGGCGCGCTGCTGGCGCTGGACACGCCCGAGGCGGTGCTGACCCCAGCGCTCCTGCAGGCGGCGTACGATGTGCCGGTCGTCGTCAGCCGCCATCCGATCCATCACACGCCGCTGGTGGCGCTGGCATCGGATCGGGACGGGGAAGGGCCGGCTGTGCAGCCGGATATTGAGCAGGCCAAGGTGATGCCATGA
- a CDS encoding iron ABC transporter permease, giving the protein MALGALVIALIAIVAVGFGSVAIPPLTVLKLLLAQFAPGVSAPDWPVSYETIVLQIRLPRVVLVALTGAALSISGATYQGLFRNPLADPYLIGVASGAGLGATVAVALGWNAGLLGATAVPLAAFAGATGSVVLVYGLGRVGRATPTTTLILAGVAIGTLMSSLSTFIMLSINNQAVRVLGFLLGGYGGGDWDAVTVILLFTLIGFAVMLALARPLNLLLLDEEQARQLGVDVDRVKLALIVAATLTTATAVSFSGLIGFVGLVVPHAVRLVSGADHRRLLPWSFLAGAGFLMLADLIARTALAPQELPLGIVTAFAGAPFFLYLLRRAKQAAYF; this is encoded by the coding sequence CTGGCGCTCGGCGCGCTGGTCATTGCGCTGATCGCCATCGTCGCGGTCGGGTTCGGCAGTGTCGCCATCCCGCCGTTGACCGTCCTGAAACTCCTGCTGGCGCAGTTCGCGCCGGGTGTGAGTGCGCCGGACTGGCCGGTCTCATACGAGACCATCGTCCTGCAGATCCGTTTGCCGCGCGTCGTGCTGGTCGCGCTGACCGGCGCGGCGTTGTCGATCTCCGGCGCGACGTACCAGGGGCTGTTCCGCAACCCGCTGGCCGACCCGTACCTGATCGGCGTCGCGTCCGGCGCGGGGCTCGGCGCGACGGTTGCCGTCGCGCTCGGCTGGAATGCCGGTTTGCTCGGCGCGACGGCGGTGCCGCTGGCGGCGTTCGCCGGCGCGACTGGTTCCGTCGTGCTCGTGTACGGGCTGGGCCGCGTCGGCCGCGCCACGCCCACCACCACGCTGATCCTGGCGGGCGTGGCGATCGGCACGCTCATGTCGTCGCTGTCCACCTTCATCATGCTGTCGATCAACAACCAGGCGGTGCGGGTGCTCGGCTTCCTGCTCGGCGGCTACGGCGGCGGCGACTGGGACGCGGTGACGGTCATTTTGCTGTTCACGCTGATCGGCTTTGCCGTGATGCTCGCGCTGGCCCGCCCGCTCAACCTGCTGCTGCTGGATGAGGAGCAGGCGCGCCAGCTCGGCGTCGACGTCGATCGCGTCAAACTGGCGCTGATCGTAGCCGCGACGCTGACGACGGCCACGGCCGTGTCGTTCAGCGGGCTGATTGGTTTCGTCGGGCTCGTCGTGCCGCATGCCGTGCGGCTCGTGTCGGGCGCGGATCACCGGCGGCTGCTGCCGTGGTCGTTCCTGGCGGGGGCGGGCTTCCTGATGCTGGCCGATTTGATCGCGCGCACGGCGCTCGCGCCGCAGGAACTGCCGCTCGGTATTGTCACGGCGTTCGCCGGCGCACCGTTCTTTTTGTACCTGCTGCGCCGCGCGAAGCAGGCGGCGTATTTTTAA
- a CDS encoding dioxygenase — translation MGNKVWRASLVVLAAVLSACGTATAPQAAAVPVVATALPSLAPVVATVTTQPAATSRPAVTLAPQPAVTVAPTSAAAYVPPFVNCATRAPATLEQTEGPYYKANPPQRASLIEPGIPGDRFVVTGYVMTVGCTPIPNARVDFWQADGNGSYDNSGYKLRGYQITDAKGLYRLETVYPGLYPGRTRHIHVKVNAPNGPILTTQIYFPNEPANQSDGIFNAALLTTLVDTPGAKTAVFYFLLAS, via the coding sequence ATGGGTAACAAAGTCTGGCGCGCCAGCCTGGTTGTGCTGGCCGCCGTGTTGAGCGCGTGCGGGACGGCGACTGCGCCGCAGGCCGCAGCCGTGCCGGTCGTTGCGACCGCATTGCCATCGCTTGCGCCGGTTGTGGCGACTGTCACCACGCAGCCCGCAGCGACGAGCCGTCCCGCCGTCACGCTCGCGCCGCAGCCGGCCGTGACCGTCGCGCCAACGAGCGCAGCGGCGTATGTCCCGCCGTTCGTGAACTGCGCCACGCGCGCGCCGGCGACGCTGGAGCAGACCGAGGGGCCGTACTACAAGGCGAACCCGCCGCAGCGCGCATCGCTGATCGAGCCCGGTATCCCCGGCGACCGGTTCGTCGTGACCGGCTACGTCATGACGGTCGGCTGCACGCCGATACCGAACGCGCGAGTGGACTTCTGGCAGGCCGACGGCAACGGCAGCTATGACAACAGCGGCTACAAGCTGCGCGGTTACCAGATCACCGATGCAAAGGGGCTGTACCGGCTCGAAACGGTCTACCCCGGGCTGTACCCGGGCCGCACGCGGCACATCCACGTCAAGGTGAACGCGCCCAACGGTCCGATACTGACGACGCAGATCTACTTCCCGAACGAGCCGGCCAACCAGAGCGACGGAATCTTTAACGCAGCGCTGCTGACGACGCTGGTGGACACGCCCGGCGCGAAGACGGCGGTGTTCTATTTCCTGCTGGCAAGCTAA